One part of the Gemmatimonadaceae bacterium genome encodes these proteins:
- a CDS encoding NAD(P)-dependent alcohol dehydrogenase: MKAVVFTRYGSPDVLELTEVEKPTPKNDEVLIRVHAVSLNDWDYGALGGTDIVNRVIFGLRRPKPEKQILGSDIAGRIEAVGRNVQQFRPGDEVYGDLSGEWGGFAEYVCARENALVVKPPGMTFEQAAAIPQAAMLALQALRDIGRIQSGQTLLINGAGGGVGTFAIQIAKLYDAEITAVDSASKLDMLRLMGAKHVIDYKQEDFTRSDRRYDLILDVKTTRSIFDCARALNPNGVYVTVGGSMGRLVQGLLCWPWFAMTSDKRIRILALKPNKGLAYMNELFESGAVVPVIDGSYELSQVPEAFRHFGAGQHKGKVVITVG, encoded by the coding sequence ATGAAAGCCGTCGTCTTCACGAGATACGGATCACCCGATGTCCTCGAGCTGACAGAGGTAGAAAAACCGACTCCCAAGAACGATGAAGTCCTGATACGAGTTCATGCAGTATCCCTGAATGATTGGGACTACGGCGCGCTCGGCGGTACCGACATTGTAAATCGCGTCATATTCGGGCTTCGGCGTCCAAAGCCGGAGAAGCAGATACTCGGCTCCGACATAGCGGGGCGAATCGAGGCTGTCGGCAGGAATGTTCAGCAGTTTCGACCCGGTGACGAAGTGTACGGGGACCTGAGCGGAGAGTGGGGCGGCTTCGCCGAGTATGTTTGCGCGCGTGAGAATGCATTGGTGGTGAAACCGCCCGGCATGACATTCGAACAGGCAGCGGCAATACCTCAAGCCGCCATGCTCGCCCTTCAGGCGCTTCGCGACATCGGGCGAATCCAGTCAGGGCAAACGCTTTTGATCAACGGAGCAGGCGGAGGTGTAGGCACTTTTGCAATCCAGATTGCAAAGCTGTACGACGCTGAAATCACTGCGGTCGACAGCGCATCGAAGCTGGACATGCTGCGTTTGATGGGCGCGAAGCATGTCATCGATTACAAACAGGAAGACTTCACCAGGAGTGATCGGCGTTACGACCTGATTCTCGATGTAAAGACAACTCGATCGATATTCGATTGCGCACGCGCGTTGAATCCCAATGGAGTGTACGTCACGGTCGGAGGCTCAATGGGTCGTCTTGTTCAGGGTCTCCTATGTTGGCCGTGGTTCGCGATGACATCAGACAAGCGCATACGAATCCTGGCGCTGAAACCGAACAAGGGTCTCGCCTATATGAATGAGCTTTTCGAGTCGGGGGCTGTTGTACCGGTGATAGACGGGTCGTACGAGCTCAGTCAGGTTCCTGAAGCATTCCGGCACTTCGGAGCCGGACAGCATAAGGGAAAAGTGGTAATAACCGTCGGATAG
- a CDS encoding phosphatase PAP2 family protein, whose product MTSKPIIFQSQSIAERLRQPYPHTGPALALALIMPGYHVIVAINRGRTAFMPELALDRAIPVDPVWMLAYGSVWIFAFLPVFVVRQPALTRRAMLAFLTVFGAAYVGFLAYPTVLPRAETVGEGFFATSLEVVYSLDPPYNCFPSLHVAWAFVAALTCYRVHRGVGIVALFWAAIIGVSTLYTKQHYVVDVIAGIIIAYAAYLLFLRGYPRAAIAEADRRLAPRRAFRAVWLYSGIVAFLWAYRFTVAS is encoded by the coding sequence ATGACGTCGAAGCCGATAATCTTTCAATCGCAGAGTATCGCGGAACGACTGCGTCAGCCCTATCCCCACACCGGTCCCGCGCTCGCGCTTGCCCTGATTATGCCGGGCTACCACGTCATCGTCGCGATCAACCGCGGGCGGACCGCGTTCATGCCCGAGCTTGCGCTGGACCGCGCAATACCGGTGGACCCGGTCTGGATGCTGGCCTACGGCTCGGTCTGGATCTTCGCGTTTCTCCCGGTATTCGTCGTTCGCCAGCCCGCGTTAACGCGACGTGCCATGCTCGCGTTTCTGACCGTCTTTGGTGCCGCGTATGTCGGTTTCCTCGCTTATCCCACGGTTCTGCCTCGCGCGGAGACAGTAGGGGAAGGCTTCTTCGCGACGAGTCTGGAGGTCGTTTACTCGCTCGACCCGCCGTACAACTGCTTCCCCTCGCTTCATGTAGCGTGGGCCTTCGTCGCCGCCCTGACGTGCTATCGCGTGCATCGGGGTGTCGGCATAGTCGCGCTCTTTTGGGCGGCGATCATCGGGGTGTCCACGCTGTACACCAAGCAGCACTACGTCGTAGACGTCATCGCCGGCATCATCATCGCGTACGCAGCATACCTGCTATTTCTCCGCGGCTACCCGCGGGCGGCGATTGCCGAAGCGGACCGTCGCCTCGCGCCCAGACGGGCATTCCGGGCTGTATGGCTTTACTCCGGGATCGTCGCCTTCTTGTGGGCGTACCGGTTCACTGTTGCCTCGTGA